The Pseudomonadota bacterium genomic interval GCAACCCCCGCGCTCTGTCGCTCGCGCACGCCACCCGCCTCGCGGTCGTGGTTGCCACCCTGCCCTTTCTGCTTACCGGCCCTTTGGGTGTCGCGCTCGATCAGCCACCGGGCGCGCCCGCCACCACGTTCACATTCGGTCAACTGGGCATCCTGCTCGCCTGCGCGCTCGGCGGCTGGTGGCTCGGCAAGCGGCTCGGCATGCCCGGTGCGACGATTCTCGGCCCTCTGGTGCTCACAGCCATCCTGTCGCTCGCAGGCGTGGTCGACCAACGTCCGCCGCGTGAGGCCATCCTCGCGGCCCAGTTCGTCATCGGCTTGAGCGTTGGCGTGCACTACGTCGGCATCACAGTGCGGGAACTTCGCCAGATCGTCAGTGCAGCGCTTGGCTATTGCCTGCTGTCGGCGGCGTTGACGGCCGGGGTCGTGCAGGTCGTGCTCGCGCACGGGCTCGCGCCGCTGCCGGATGCCCTGTTGGGCTTCTCGCCCGGTGGCCAGGCGGAAATGACCGTGCTGGCAATCGTCGCCGGTGCCGAGTTGAGCTACGTCGTCACCTTGCACCTGTCGCGAATCGTGCTCGTGATTGTCGGGGCGCCGGTGCTGCACCGCTGGCTGCACCCCGAGCGCAACAACTGACCGGCTCGCACAAAAAAAGGGCGCTCTGTCGAGCGCCCTGGTTGTCGGCACTGCTCAGCGCCTTACTTCGCGAGCGCCTTGCGGTAGCCAGCGACCTTCTTGGCCAGCGCGCTGTCGCGCTCCAGACGGTCGCGGAAGTTGCGCAGGTTGCGGCTCATGGTCGTGAGATCACGGCCAAAGCGGTTGGAGACGTCCGTCAGGGACGCGGACTCGAGCTCGACTGCGAGGTAGCTGATGATCTGACGAACCAGGCTCTCAGCCCGTGCGCGGCTCGGGTTCGCGAGCGCGGCCTCCTTGAGGCCCTCTTCCTTCAGAACGTGCTTGACCAGCTTGTCGAGGCTCACCGGCTTCGCTTTCTTGGCCGGTGCTTTGCGCACCTGCTTCTGGAAGGCCTTGTCGCCCAACACCGCACCGTCGTTGCCGCGCTCGAGGTCATCCCGAACGCCCTCGCCCGCGCCCTTTGCGAAGAACTCACCATAACGCTTGATGGCCGTCGGCTCGCGTTTGGCGAAGGTGTCGTACACGTCACCACGCGTCAGCCAATCCGATTTCGCTGTGCCGAGGTAGGCCTTGTGGCTGGACCACTTGAACGTATCCGGCTTGCGCGATGCGCCGGTGCGCGCCGGAGAGTGGTGGATGTAACGCACCAACTCGGCCAGGTAGGATTTGGCGTCGACGAGGATCGCCTTGTAGCGACCGTGAAACAGCTGACCCTGGCTGTTTCGCGCGTTGTTGTAGTAACGCGTATAGCGGAACGACAGGTTCTGCATGATTTTCGACAAGCTGGTCTTGTCGACCTGGATCGCCAGGTGGAGACGGTCGGGCAGGAAGCAGTAGGCGTGCACTTTGTGGCCAAAGCGCTGTACTCCCTCGGCAACGAGGGCTTCGAGGTACTTGCGGTCTGCGTCGGTGCTGAAGATTTTCTTGCCGTTCTCGCCGTGCAACATCACGTGGTAGAGCGCACCAGGGACGTGGATTCGGGGTTTTCTGGCCATGGGAGGAGCCTCTGAGATCTCGTTGGGAATTTGGGGGTAGTCCGTGGGCAGGTGCCGTGTGTACTAAGCCGCGCGGTGTGCGTACCCAGCTTGCACAATATCGACCAACTCGCGTGTCGAGAGTTCCACGCCCTGAACTTATCAGTGCTGAAAGGATACTATACTGGCCCCACTCCGACCAGAAATATTCCAGAGCTGCAATATTCAAGTTGTGCGCAGATTCAGCACTATGTTGCACAATCGCGCGGTTATTGCGGGTCACTCCGGGCTTGGCATGCCGCCTCATCGAGCCCTTCGGCTCGGCAGCGCTCGATCTCGGTCAGCTCACGCCACGCACCGGGCGCAAGACTGTCATCAAGTGCGAGCGCACCGACGGACAGCCGGTGCAGGCCGACCACACGGTTGCCCACCGCCGCGAGCATCCGCTTGATCTGATGGTAGCGCCCCTCGTCGAGCGTGACGCGGAGGCTGTCGGGGCCGAGCGGCGTGACGTCGCAGGCCACGGCGAGGCGCCGCTCGCCGCGCAGTTGAACACCCGTGCACAAATGGTCGAGCATTTGGTCCGTCCAAGCGGCCGCCAGCGCCACACGGTAGACCTTGGTGCTCCGCCCCGGCCGGCTGACCCGGTGGTTCCACTGTCCGTCGTCACTCAGCAGCAGCAAGCCTGTCGTGTCGATGTCCAGACGGCCGACACACTGCAAGCGCGCACCCGCCTGAATCGGTACACAGTTGAGCACGCTGCGCGGGTCGGCGTGTGCCGCTGTGCACACGGTGCCAACGGGTTTGTTCACCATCAGGTAGCGCGGTCCCCGCAGCACGAGCACGGTACCGTCGAGGCTGACACAGTCGCCGTTCGACACGGGCTCGGCCGGGCGCGTGGCGACGGTGCCATTGCGTGTGACGCGACCGGCGCGAATCCAGGTGCGCACGGTGCTCCGGCTGTCACCGGTTGAACCGCACAGATACCGGTCGAGGCGCATCAATCGAGCTCGACTCGCCCCTGATCGGTGCGGATTCGAGCGACAAGGCCCTGTGGTCCGTCCACAACCGTCACGGGTTCACCGGTCAGCAGCGCGGCGATCGGCGCGAGCCGGCCGCGCTCCGGCGTGTTCAGCCACAGCGCGTCGAGCGCGAGACCGAGCGGCGGCAGGACGTCGGTCGGGTGCGGCGGTTGCCACCAGATCAGGTGGGGAACCGCACCGCCGTCGCACAGCCCGCTGTCCTCTGCGATGGCAAGGCGCCAGTGAAAATCCCCGCGCTGGACGGCAACGGGCTCCGCCAGGCCAGGACAGGCCGCCCAAACCCGCGCGACGTCATCGCCCGGGTCGACACGGGCAACCCAGGTCAGCAGACGGGGGCGCTCTGCGAGCCGGGCCTGCACGGCCGACTGCGACAAGCCGAAGGGC includes:
- a CDS encoding transposase; the encoded protein is MARKPRIHVPGALYHVMLHGENGKKIFSTDADRKYLEALVAEGVQRFGHKVHAYCFLPDRLHLAIQVDKTSLSKIMQNLSFRYTRYYNNARNSQGQLFHGRYKAILVDAKSYLAELVRYIHHSPARTGASRKPDTFKWSSHKAYLGTAKSDWLTRGDVYDTFAKREPTAIKRYGEFFAKGAGEGVRDDLERGNDGAVLGDKAFQKQVRKAPAKKAKPVSLDKLVKHVLKEEGLKEAALANPSRARAESLVRQIISYLAVELESASLTDVSNRFGRDLTTMSRNLRNFRDRLERDSALAKKVAGYRKALAK
- a CDS encoding pseudouridine synthase — its product is MRLDRYLCGSTGDSRSTVRTWIRAGRVTRNGTVATRPAEPVSNGDCVSLDGTVLVLRGPRYLMVNKPVGTVCTAAHADPRSVLNCVPIQAGARLQCVGRLDIDTTGLLLLSDDGQWNHRVSRPGRSTKVYRVALAAAWTDQMLDHLCTGVQLRGERRLAVACDVTPLGPDSLRVTLDEGRYHQIKRMLAAVGNRVVGLHRLSVGALALDDSLAPGAWRELTEIERCRAEGLDEAACQARSDPQ
- a CDS encoding VOC family protein — protein: MRLDHLVVGCTDLVQGEAWLAERLGVAASGGGEHLQYGTHNRLWRLDGHRYLELIACKPGASAAQTPPFGLSQSAVQARLAERPRLLTWVARVDPGDDVARVWAACPGLAEPVAVQRGDFHWRLAIAEDSGLCDGGAVPHLIWWQPPHPTDVLPPLGLALDALWLNTPERGRLAPIAALLTGEPVTVVDGPQGLVARIRTDQGRVELD
- a CDS encoding AbrB family transcriptional regulator, producing the protein MTTELHGAWPFRGAAKTVLIAGIGAVLASVLDLPLPLLIGPLLICLVCALGGMHLTGLPRTAATLRTVLGVAVGASITPAVLQQASDYAASVVLVLVLTVLIAAAGVPWFRWHGFDRPTAFYAAMPGGLQDMLLFGIEAGGNPRALSLAHATRLAVVVATLPFLLTGPLGVALDQPPGAPATTFTFGQLGILLACALGGWWLGKRLGMPGATILGPLVLTAILSLAGVVDQRPPREAILAAQFVIGLSVGVHYVGITVRELRQIVSAALGYCLLSAALTAGVVQVVLAHGLAPLPDALLGFSPGGQAEMTVLAIVAGAELSYVVTLHLSRIVLVIVGAPVLHRWLHPERNN